In a single window of the Eleginops maclovinus isolate JMC-PN-2008 ecotype Puerto Natales chromosome 6, JC_Emac_rtc_rv5, whole genome shotgun sequence genome:
- the LOC134866377 gene encoding cortexin-1, whose product MSDSNYWVVDYEITSPAPPGFPRGPTVEQPMPGHPEQGSALCFVGLLVLLLLFLIIRCIRILLDPYSSMPSSSWTDHKEGLDRGQFDYALV is encoded by the coding sequence ATGAGCGACTCAAACTACTGGGTTGTGGACTATGAGATCACCTCTCCTGCTCCGCCCGGGTTCCCCAGGGGCCCGACGGTGGAGCAGCCCATGCCGGGGCACCCCGAGCAGGGATCAGCCCTCTGTTTCGTTGGCctcctggtgctgctgctgctctttctcATCATTCGATGCATCCGTATCTTATTGGACCCCTACAGCAGCATGCCCTCCTCCTCATGGACGGACCACAAGGAGGGACTGGACAGAGGACAGTTTGATTACGCACTGGTGTGA